A segment of the Zingiber officinale cultivar Zhangliang chromosome 8B, Zo_v1.1, whole genome shotgun sequence genome:
CTAAGTAATCAATCTCAAATCAAACTGTTTCACATACATTTATCCTGTCGATTTTATTCCATAGGAAGGAGAGTGAGTGTTATggcagagaaaaaaaaatcataataatagAGTAAGGTCTCAGTTACGCTGAGGTGAGGCAGTTGTCGTCTGTGAAGAGGAAGAGTTGGATGCACCATCATCGTCATCGTCGTCATTATTTTTTCCTCTTGTTTGTGCCATGCtaggcttctgctgcttgaatcTTAAGTCTGATGCCAGTGTAGCCACAGGGGTGTAAACACGAGGAGCAGGTGAACCAGAACCAGCAATTTCTACTGCTGCTGGGGAGTCCTGAGGTGGAACCCATACGCCTCTCATTAACACAAACTGTGGAACATGATGGATGCTATCGGTGCCTTTAGCTTCAGGGCTCTGCCTCTGGTGGTATAGTCGATATTTCTGCAAAAAAACATTGGGAAATTTAACTGCAGTTGGGTCTCTGTCCAAGAGGGAGAGCAGTGCAATACATTGACAAAAGTGAAGCAGTTTGTGGAgcgaatattttaataaaagataaagcaGTTTTGGAGTTTCTTCCACTTAGTAAGTAGATCATGATCGCGTTATATCCGCTCCTAACTCTCAACTATTTAGCTGAGGAAGCTAGTTAAATCAGATGAAGAGGCAATTTGGGGGAAGAGATAACATATCTAGCGTAGCAGTAAAACTGGGAAAACTGACACTACCGGAATCAGTGTCAGACATCTCCAATGACTTTTCTGATGAAAAAGAATTGTGTCCATCAATAATATTGTGGCCGATGCAGACGAGTACGAACAAAATTAAGGGTTTTTATATTATTCAATCATGTTATAGTCGATCCAATTGATAAAAGTGCAAAGATTTGCAATGTAAAGAATCGCGATAAGATTCATCGGAATATTCCAAAGCTAGATCACAGTTTTGTCTCTGCTCGAGCTCGACTGGGAGAAATATTAAACTTTGATTAAAGATACCTGTAAATGGCTCTTAACTTCGTCGTTGGTCAGGCCATCCACCTTCATTAGCTCCTTGATTTGCTTTGGTGTTGCAACTGTAAACTTAATCGATGGTGATTTTTTTCTACTATAGTTATGGATAAATGTGAAAGATAACTATCAAAGGTTTGATTTTTATGAACACTACGTACCTTGAGCGCCACCGAGCTGCTCGAGGGCATGGAGAAACCGGCGGTGGAGCTCCGGCGACCAACACCGTCTTGTCTTCTTATGAGACTGAGACTGAGGCTGACCTTCCTTCTTGTCATCGCTGCCACCATCACCTCCTCCACCACAAACGTCTCCTTTGCTAGCATTTGAGCTTGCCGCTGCAGCAACTTTATTTTCTCTTACAAAAGGATGAAATGCTCCCCCGTTAGCACCGACTGCTATCGGCTTcataggaggaggaggaggaggctccTAATCACGAATAATACACATCGATCAACAATTAGTCACAATTATACCACAACGAGCACAAAATTAATCAAGCAGGCGGGATCTATTCTCACCACCTCTGTTTCTGCACTCTGATTCCACAGCTGGACCGACTTAAGCCAATCCAGCTTCTCAGACGATCCGGTCGCCGGCGGTGGCGTGCTCTTCTGAGCATCTGTAAATCTCTCTTTCGAGGACGATGACGAGCTCGGCTTCAACGGAATGAACTCCTCCAGCACAGGCCTATCATCCATCCTTTGCCTGAAGCTTTCGATGGCTGTAAACAAAATAAGCACTACATTATTTAAGAAATTGATGCGACGGTATATACGTCGACCTGTCGAACTCCCGATCGCACGTAACTAAATCACCTTGAGTGACGAGTTGCATACAAAGAGGCAACTCTCTACGGAACACTTGTATCTTCTTGCGCTCCTCCTCAAGCGCGCGGACGTAGTCACTGCAAGAAAAATCCATGGCTTGGTCGGGAGCCGAGGTCAAACACCTCGTGATCATACGGCGAACACAAAGATACAAGAGGAATCAATGGAAGAAGTATCGGACTTCGCTTTGTTCATCAAATTGATGAGGAGAAACCGAGAAGAGGCTGTATCACATAACAAGACAAGAAACGGTTTGGGAGAGAGAAGGAtggaagaggaaaagaagaaacgAGAGATGGGACACCGGAAGAGGGAAAGGAATCAAAGCCGAGGCGTCGCGTACAAGTTAAAACGCC
Coding sequences within it:
- the LOC122017630 gene encoding transcription factor NIGT1-like isoform X5; its protein translation is MITRCLTSAPDQAMDFSCSDYVRALEEERKKIQVFRRELPLCMQLVTQAIESFRQRMDDRPVLEEFIPLKPSSSSSSKERFTDAQKSTPPPATGSSEKLDWLKSVQLWNQSAETEVEPPPPPPMKPIAVGANGGAFHPFVRENKVAAAASSNASKGDVCGGGGDGGSDDKKEGQPQSQSHKKTRRCWSPELHRRFLHALEQLGGAQVATPKQIKELMKVDGLTNDEVKSHLQKYRLYHQRQSPEAKGTDSIHHVPQFVLMRGVWVPPQDSPAAVEIAGSGSPAPRVYTPVATLASDLRFKQQKPSMAQTRGKNNDDDDDDGASNSSSSQTTTASPQR
- the LOC122017630 gene encoding transcription factor NIGT1-like isoform X4, with protein sequence MITRCLTSAPDQAMDFSCSDYVRALEEERKKIQVFRRELPLCMQLVTQAIESFRQRMDDRPVLEEFIPLKPSSSSSSKERFTDAQKSTPPPATGSSEKLDWLKSVQLWNQSAETEVEPPPPPPMKPIAVGANGGAFHPFVRENKVAAAASSNASKGDVCGGGGDGGSDDKKEGQPQSQSHKKTRRCWSPELHRRFLHALEQLGGAQVATPKQIKELMKVDGLTNDEVKSHLQKYRLYHQRQSPEAKGTDSIHHVPQFVLMRGVWVPPQDSPAAVEIAGSGSPAPRVYTPVATLASDLRFKQQKPSMAQTRGKNNDDDDDDGASNSSSSQTTTASPQRN
- the LOC122017630 gene encoding transcription factor NIGT1-like isoform X1 — encoded protein: MITRCLTSAPDQAMDFSCSDYVRALEEERKKIQVFRRELPLCMQLVTQAIESFRQRMDDRPVLEEFIPLKPSSSSSSKERFTDAQKSTPPPATGSSEKLDWLKSVQLWNQSAETEVEPPPPPPMKPIAVGANGGAFHPFVRENKVAAAASSNASKGDVCGGGGDGGSDDKKEGQPQSQSHKKTRRCWSPELHRRFLHALEQLGGAQVATPKQIKELMKVDGLTNDEVKSHLQKYRLYHQRQSPEAKGTDSIHHVPQFVLMRGVWVPPQDSPAAVEIAGSGSPAPRVYTPVATLASDLRFKQQKPSMAQTRGKNNDDDDDDGASNSSSSQTTTASPQRRYPFTWYEMEWTAWRRMEANDSILSYHIMTKISNNWLLFRIIFGLCCLLSFVYASCWNNVVANAYRQTLLNLGI
- the LOC122017630 gene encoding transcription factor NIGT1-like isoform X2, with the protein product MITRCLTSAPDQAMDFSCSDYVRALEEERKKIQVFRRELPLCMQLVTQAIESFRQRMDDRPVLEEFIPLKPSSSSSSKERFTDAQKSTPPPATGSSEKLDWLKSVQLWNQSAETEEPPPPPPMKPIAVGANGGAFHPFVRENKVAAAASSNASKGDVCGGGGDGGSDDKKEGQPQSQSHKKTRRCWSPELHRRFLHALEQLGGAQVATPKQIKELMKVDGLTNDEVKSHLQKYRLYHQRQSPEAKGTDSIHHVPQFVLMRGVWVPPQDSPAAVEIAGSGSPAPRVYTPVATLASDLRFKQQKPSMAQTRGKNNDDDDDDGASNSSSSQTTTASPQRRYPFTWYEMEWTAWRRMEANDSILSYHIMTKISNNWLLFRIIFGLCCLLSFVYASCWNNVVANAYRQTLLNLGI
- the LOC122017630 gene encoding transcription factor NIGT1-like isoform X3; translated protein: MNKANDYVRALEEERKKIQVFRRELPLCMQLVTQAIESFRQRMDDRPVLEEFIPLKPSSSSSSKERFTDAQKSTPPPATGSSEKLDWLKSVQLWNQSAETEVEPPPPPPMKPIAVGANGGAFHPFVRENKVAAAASSNASKGDVCGGGGDGGSDDKKEGQPQSQSHKKTRRCWSPELHRRFLHALEQLGGAQVATPKQIKELMKVDGLTNDEVKSHLQKYRLYHQRQSPEAKGTDSIHHVPQFVLMRGVWVPPQDSPAAVEIAGSGSPAPRVYTPVATLASDLRFKQQKPSMAQTRGKNNDDDDDDGASNSSSSQTTTASPQRRYPFTWYEMEWTAWRRMEANDSILSYHIMTKISNNWLLFRIIFGLCCLLSFVYASCWNNVVANAYRQTLLNLGI